A single Halogeometricum rufum DNA region contains:
- a CDS encoding NAD(P)/FAD-dependent oxidoreductase has protein sequence MTRVVVLGSGYAGCAAVRSLEDELDEDADLTWVSEDPYHLVLHEVHRCIRDPSVRDHVTVDVDEIADEETEFVQGRVTDVDVDDRTVRLEDESDLDYDYCVVCLGSQTVFYGIDGLEDHAHTVESLGDALSIHESIKAAATDASRTDSARVVVGGAGLTGIQTAGEVAALRDWTDSHVEVHLVEQSDEIFPGHDHEFQGAIQNELERHDVEIDTGRAISEVDEDAIQFDGGDSLDYDVLVWAGGVTGQDSMSEVDVETDHNRAYADSTFKTSDDRVFAIGDAALVDQDADGGPPSEHDLWEQVVHPDADSSPPPTAEAAMEEGKHVGQNVARTIAGEEPVHWSYINKGTLVSVGDDAVAHGVVGSPVNTFSGRPAEVLKKAISARWLVKVAGVERAAAAWDSM, from the coding sequence ATGACGCGAGTCGTCGTCCTCGGCTCGGGATACGCCGGGTGTGCGGCCGTTCGGAGTCTCGAAGACGAACTGGACGAGGACGCGGACCTCACGTGGGTCTCCGAGGACCCCTACCACCTGGTCCTCCACGAGGTCCACCGCTGCATCCGCGACCCCTCGGTCCGCGACCACGTGACCGTCGACGTCGACGAGATAGCCGACGAGGAGACGGAGTTCGTGCAGGGACGCGTCACCGACGTCGACGTGGACGACCGGACCGTCCGACTCGAAGACGAGTCGGACCTCGACTACGACTACTGCGTCGTCTGCCTCGGGAGTCAGACCGTCTTCTACGGCATCGACGGACTGGAGGACCACGCTCACACCGTCGAGAGCCTCGGCGACGCTCTGAGCATCCACGAGTCGATAAAAGCCGCCGCCACCGACGCCTCGCGAACCGACTCCGCTCGGGTCGTCGTCGGCGGCGCGGGCCTGACGGGTATCCAGACGGCGGGCGAAGTCGCCGCCCTCCGCGACTGGACGGACTCGCACGTGGAGGTGCACCTCGTCGAACAGAGCGACGAGATTTTCCCCGGGCACGACCACGAGTTCCAGGGCGCCATCCAGAACGAACTGGAGCGTCACGACGTGGAGATAGACACCGGGAGGGCCATCTCCGAAGTCGACGAGGACGCCATCCAGTTCGACGGCGGCGACAGCCTCGACTACGACGTCCTCGTCTGGGCGGGCGGCGTCACCGGTCAGGACTCGATGTCCGAGGTGGACGTCGAGACGGACCACAACCGCGCGTACGCGGACTCGACGTTCAAGACGAGCGACGACCGGGTGTTCGCCATCGGTGACGCGGCACTCGTCGACCAGGACGCCGACGGCGGCCCACCCTCCGAACACGACCTGTGGGAGCAGGTGGTCCACCCGGACGCGGACTCCTCGCCGCCGCCGACGGCGGAGGCGGCCATGGAGGAAGGAAAGCACGTCGGGCAGAACGTCGCGCGGACCATCGCCGGCGAGGAACCGGTCCACTGGTCGTACATCAACAAGGGAACGCTCGTCTCCGTCGGCGACGACGCCGTCGCTCACGGCGTCGTCGGGTCGCCCGTGAACACGTTCAGCGGTCGGCCCGCGGAGGTGCTGAAGAAGGCTATCTCCGCCCGGTGGCTGGTGAAAGTCGCGGGCGTCGAACGCGCGGCGGCGGCCTGGGACTCGATGTGA
- a CDS encoding MBL fold metallo-hydrolase, translating to MVHSTWSDWFVTEEIEASEPDGLSVWYLGGNGFVFRTAETTLYLDPYFGDGSPPRTIRMVPVPMDPSAAALCDAVLVTHEHIDHVHPPSYGPLVEELDADVYAPEASYENPAYDGDLRVPEGQKNVVAAGDELSFGDVDVHVRGANDPDAEEPVTFVVEHGDETFFAAGDSRPAETFEAIGNEFDLDVGVFAYGTVGNIVHTEDGGETYPTEWYNDGEQIAEAANALELDRLLPTHWDLWRGVGHDPKSLHEHLASYEYPRTLEVVRVGDRIDVGKPGVVRPKDLREGE from the coding sequence ATGGTTCACTCGACGTGGAGCGACTGGTTCGTCACCGAGGAGATAGAGGCGTCCGAACCCGACGGCCTGTCCGTCTGGTACCTCGGCGGCAACGGGTTCGTCTTCCGCACCGCGGAGACGACGCTGTACCTCGACCCGTACTTCGGCGACGGGTCGCCGCCGCGGACGATTCGGATGGTCCCGGTGCCGATGGACCCGAGTGCGGCGGCGTTGTGCGACGCCGTCCTCGTCACCCACGAGCACATCGACCACGTGCACCCGCCGTCGTACGGCCCACTCGTCGAGGAACTCGACGCCGACGTGTACGCGCCGGAGGCGTCGTACGAGAACCCCGCGTACGACGGTGACTTGCGCGTCCCCGAGGGACAGAAGAACGTCGTCGCGGCCGGCGACGAACTCTCGTTCGGCGACGTGGACGTCCACGTCCGCGGCGCGAACGACCCCGACGCGGAGGAACCCGTGACGTTCGTCGTCGAACACGGCGACGAGACGTTCTTCGCGGCCGGCGACTCCAGACCGGCCGAGACGTTCGAGGCAATCGGCAACGAGTTCGACCTGGACGTGGGCGTGTTCGCCTACGGGACGGTCGGCAACATCGTCCACACCGAGGACGGCGGCGAGACGTATCCGACGGAGTGGTACAACGACGGCGAGCAGATAGCCGAGGCGGCGAACGCCCTCGAACTGGACCGCCTGCTCCCCACTCACTGGGACCTCTGGCGCGGCGTCGGCCACGACCCGAAGTCCCTGCACGAACATCTCGCGTCCTACGAGTACCCCCGAACGCTGGAAGTCGTCCGCGTCGGCGACCGTATCGACGTGGGGAAACCGGGCGTCGTCCGGCCGAAGGACCTCCGCGAGGGCGAGTGA
- a CDS encoding enolase C-terminal domain-like protein, which translates to MAPEITRIETTEFSYPLTDVGTDGGYNLAYDPGATTERRLFAIEVLTDEGVTGEFVGGNSPAFAQIHEVADHLVGANPLRRERHWSEIKRALRKYDRMGIGPLDIALWDLAGEYYDAPIHELLGTYRERLPAYASTYHADDEGGLDSPEAYADFAEECLEMGYGGFKIHGWGGSDDRRNVGREVETVHAVGERVGDEMDLMIDPACEYETFADALRVGRACDEQNYFWYEDPYRDGGISQHAHRKLCEKIRTPLLQTEHVRGLESHTDFIDNDATDFVRADPEYDAGITGAMKIAHVAEGHGLDVEVHSPGPAQRHCIAAMRNANYYEMALVHPDCGNTEPPVYEGDYADELDSIDDDGTVPVPDGPGLGVDYDWEFIEDHAEGGRTYE; encoded by the coding sequence ATGGCACCGGAGATTACGCGCATCGAGACGACGGAGTTCAGCTATCCGCTCACGGACGTCGGCACGGACGGCGGGTACAACCTCGCCTACGACCCGGGAGCGACGACCGAACGGCGGTTGTTCGCCATCGAGGTGCTCACCGACGAGGGCGTGACGGGCGAGTTCGTCGGGGGCAACTCCCCCGCGTTCGCGCAGATACACGAGGTGGCCGACCACCTCGTCGGGGCGAACCCGCTTCGCCGCGAACGGCACTGGAGCGAGATCAAGCGCGCCCTCCGGAAGTACGACCGGATGGGCATCGGCCCCCTCGACATCGCCCTGTGGGACCTCGCGGGCGAGTACTACGACGCGCCCATCCACGAACTCCTCGGGACGTACCGGGAGCGTCTGCCCGCGTACGCCTCCACCTACCACGCCGACGACGAGGGGGGCCTCGACTCCCCCGAGGCGTACGCCGACTTCGCCGAGGAGTGTCTGGAGATGGGCTACGGCGGCTTCAAGATTCACGGCTGGGGCGGCAGCGACGACAGGCGGAACGTCGGACGGGAGGTCGAGACGGTCCACGCCGTCGGCGAACGCGTCGGCGACGAGATGGACCTCATGATAGACCCGGCCTGCGAGTACGAGACGTTCGCCGACGCCCTCCGCGTGGGGCGCGCCTGCGACGAACAGAACTACTTCTGGTACGAGGACCCCTACCGCGACGGGGGCATCTCCCAGCACGCCCACCGAAAGCTCTGCGAGAAGATACGGACCCCCCTCCTGCAGACCGAACACGTCCGCGGACTCGAATCGCACACGGACTTCATCGACAACGACGCGACGGACTTCGTCCGCGCGGACCCCGAGTACGACGCGGGCATCACGGGCGCGATGAAGATAGCCCACGTCGCCGAGGGGCACGGACTCGACGTGGAGGTTCACTCGCCCGGTCCCGCCCAGCGACACTGCATCGCGGCCATGCGGAACGCCAACTACTACGAGATGGCCCTCGTCCACCCCGACTGCGGCAACACCGAACCACCGGTCTACGAGGGCGACTACGCCGACGAACTGGACTCCATCGACGACGACGGAACCGTCCCCGTCCCCGACGGCCCGGGACTGGGCGTCGACTACGACTGGGAGTTCATCGAAGACCACGCCGAGGGCGGCCGGACGTACGAGTAG
- a CDS encoding Acg family FMN-binding oxidoreductase, translating into MDDASRPEPDAAAFPADADAETRAEFLLRYAVLAPSSHNSQPWLFGVEDDEIRVYADESRQLTVADPDGRELYVSVGCALENLLVAAERFGVGCTVEYVADDDRPESGPDAARHVATVRLDRESAVATDRESTPATGRAAALFDAIADRRTNHRPFRSESVPESLLERVEADAASVGVGLELVTDPARRERIAALQTRADERQFDDPSYRAELGRWIGDGSLGAGWLAARVGQLAVRHLDMGAREGKKNSKLVTSAPVVAVLTADKDTVESRLRVGRAFERAALTATSEGLAVHPMSQILEVEELRAELSELLGLGESEPVHLFRLGYADPDATRTPRRPVEDVLV; encoded by the coding sequence ATGGACGACGCATCACGACCGGAACCGGACGCGGCGGCGTTCCCGGCAGACGCCGACGCCGAGACGCGAGCGGAGTTCCTCCTCCGATACGCGGTTCTCGCCCCGTCGAGTCACAACTCCCAGCCGTGGCTGTTCGGCGTCGAAGACGACGAGATACGGGTGTACGCGGACGAGTCGAGACAGCTCACCGTCGCCGACCCGGACGGCAGGGAACTGTACGTCAGCGTCGGCTGTGCGCTCGAAAATCTCCTGGTCGCCGCCGAGCGGTTCGGCGTCGGTTGCACCGTCGAGTACGTGGCGGACGACGACAGGCCGGAGAGCGGACCCGATGCCGCACGACACGTCGCGACGGTTCGACTCGACCGGGAGTCGGCCGTTGCGACCGACCGGGAGTCGACCCCGGCGACCGGTCGGGCAGCCGCGCTGTTCGACGCCATCGCCGACCGTCGGACGAACCACCGACCGTTCCGGTCGGAGTCCGTCCCTGAATCGCTTCTGGAACGGGTCGAGGCGGACGCGGCGTCGGTGGGCGTCGGACTCGAACTCGTCACCGACCCGGCACGGAGAGAGCGAATAGCGGCGCTCCAGACCCGAGCGGACGAGCGACAGTTCGACGACCCGAGCTACCGCGCGGAGTTGGGGCGCTGGATCGGAGACGGGTCGCTCGGGGCGGGGTGGCTCGCGGCGCGCGTCGGCCAACTCGCGGTCAGGCACCTCGATATGGGGGCGCGGGAGGGAAAGAAGAACTCGAAACTCGTGACCAGCGCACCCGTCGTCGCCGTCCTCACTGCCGACAAAGACACCGTCGAGTCGCGTCTCAGAGTCGGGCGGGCGTTCGAGCGCGCGGCGCTGACCGCGACGAGCGAGGGACTCGCGGTGCATCCGATGAGTCAGATTCTGGAGGTCGAGGAGCTGCGCGCGGAGCTTTCGGAACTGCTCGGCCTCGGCGAGTCCGAACCCGTCCACCTGTTCCGCCTCGGCTACGCCGACCCAGACGCGACCCGGACGCCCCGGCGGCCCGTCGAAGACGTCCTCGTCTGA
- a CDS encoding SDR family NAD(P)-dependent oxidoreductase, with the protein MGTASFDFGDETVIVTGGSAGIGRAIALRFGEAGATVVNADIQENPKMEGEDTPTHEVIREDGGTAEYVETDVSDPAQLESVVEAAREFGGVDVMVNNAAQQHSEAFLDVEQADFDELMATNVRGYYFGTQAAARDMVDRDDPGCIVNTASISSEVAQYDQVQYDATKGAIKMVTRGTALELSDHDIRVNAIAPGQIATEFTEGWSKQAQDAAGDEEGGFIKPIPLGRAGHPEDCAGATLFLASEDAAYVTGELVYVDGGWTAI; encoded by the coding sequence ATGGGAACCGCGAGTTTCGACTTCGGCGACGAGACGGTCATCGTCACCGGCGGGAGCGCCGGTATCGGTCGCGCCATCGCGCTCCGATTCGGCGAGGCGGGCGCGACGGTGGTGAACGCCGACATCCAAGAGAACCCGAAGATGGAGGGCGAGGACACGCCGACCCACGAGGTGATTCGCGAGGACGGCGGCACCGCCGAGTACGTCGAGACGGACGTGTCTGACCCGGCCCAACTGGAGTCCGTCGTGGAGGCCGCCCGCGAGTTCGGCGGCGTCGACGTGATGGTGAACAACGCCGCCCAGCAGCACAGCGAGGCGTTCCTCGACGTCGAACAGGCGGACTTCGACGAACTGATGGCGACGAACGTCCGCGGCTACTACTTCGGCACGCAGGCGGCCGCGCGGGACATGGTCGACCGAGACGACCCCGGTTGTATCGTCAACACGGCGTCGATCAGTTCGGAGGTGGCCCAGTACGACCAGGTGCAGTACGACGCGACGAAGGGCGCGATAAAGATGGTGACGCGCGGGACGGCGCTGGAACTCTCCGACCACGACATCCGGGTCAACGCCATCGCCCCCGGTCAGATAGCCACGGAGTTCACCGAGGGCTGGAGTAAACAGGCGCAGGACGCCGCGGGCGACGAGGAGGGCGGGTTCATCAAGCCCATTCCGCTGGGACGCGCGGGTCACCCCGAAGACTGTGCGGGAGCGACGCTCTTTCTCGCCAGCGAGGACGCCGCCTACGTCACGGGCGAACTCGTGTACGTGGACGGCGGGTGGACCGCCATCTGA
- a CDS encoding CPBP family intramembrane glutamic endopeptidase, producing the protein MARRSLLDRHPLAVFSAVTYALSWTCWLVWSALPGRPTLRTVAFVLGGFGPFFAATLLTALSGESVRAWLGRVFRFRVAPRYYAVALGLPVVALGLAGLTHWGVLGGTLTPESLPSPLEYPIILALVLLFGGGQEEPGWRGYLLPRLQEEHSSLRAALVVGVVWAAWHAPLFVLPGAIQNDIAPWLYLPQVVAMSVVLTWLTNVSRGSVLPAMLLHAGGNAVVNFYPVGGAAGAVATTGYALLAAVVAVAAIAVTVWKGPSLGATTRETPRDPPVAETGG; encoded by the coding sequence ATGGCCCGCCGTTCGCTCCTCGACCGTCACCCGCTCGCCGTCTTCTCGGCGGTCACGTACGCGCTCTCGTGGACCTGCTGGCTCGTGTGGTCGGCCCTCCCCGGTCGCCCGACGCTCCGGACCGTCGCGTTCGTCCTCGGTGGGTTCGGCCCGTTCTTCGCCGCGACGCTCCTGACCGCACTCTCCGGCGAGAGCGTCCGGGCGTGGCTCGGACGGGTCTTCCGGTTCCGCGTCGCGCCCCGCTACTACGCCGTTGCGCTCGGACTGCCGGTAGTCGCCCTCGGACTGGCGGGACTGACGCACTGGGGCGTCCTCGGTGGGACGCTGACGCCCGAGTCGCTCCCGTCTCCGCTGGAGTACCCCATCATCCTCGCACTCGTACTCCTGTTCGGCGGTGGACAGGAGGAACCGGGCTGGCGTGGCTACCTGCTCCCTCGGTTGCAGGAGGAGCACAGTTCGCTCCGCGCGGCACTCGTCGTCGGCGTCGTCTGGGCCGCGTGGCACGCACCGCTGTTCGTCCTCCCCGGCGCGATTCAGAACGACATCGCCCCGTGGCTGTATCTCCCGCAGGTGGTGGCGATGTCCGTCGTCCTGACGTGGCTGACGAACGTGAGTCGGGGGAGCGTCCTGCCGGCGATGCTGCTCCACGCCGGCGGCAACGCAGTCGTCAACTTCTACCCCGTCGGCGGGGCGGCGGGCGCCGTCGCGACGACCGGGTACGCGTTGCTCGCGGCCGTCGTCGCAGTCGCCGCTATCGCGGTGACGGTCTGGAAGGGACCGAGTCTGGGGGCGACCACCCGCGAGACGCCGCGCGACCCGCCGGTCGCGGAGACGGGCGGCTGA